From the genome of Deinococcus sp. JMULE3, one region includes:
- the smpB gene encoding SsrA-binding protein SmpB — protein sequence MYTNRRAHYEYELLERFEAGISLTGSEVKSIRAGGVDFRDAFARLNGGNIDLEGLYIPTYKEATYNNHEPRRTRRLLLHREEIGKVKRGLEQKGLTLVPTRLYQKGKFFKVEVALARGKKLHDKRRAEAEKTVRRELREL from the coding sequence GTGTACACGAACCGCCGCGCTCATTACGAGTACGAACTGCTGGAGCGCTTCGAGGCGGGGATCAGCCTGACGGGCAGTGAAGTCAAGAGCATCCGCGCCGGCGGCGTGGACTTCCGCGACGCCTTCGCCCGCTTGAACGGGGGCAACATCGACCTGGAAGGCCTGTACATCCCGACCTACAAGGAAGCGACGTACAACAACCACGAGCCCCGCCGCACCCGCCGCCTGCTGCTGCACCGCGAGGAGATCGGCAAGGTCAAACGTGGTCTGGAACAGAAAGGGCTGACGCTGGTCCCCACCCGCCTGTACCAGAAGGGCAAGTTCTTCAAGGTGGAAGTCGCGCTGGCCCGCGGCAAGAAACTGCACGACAAGCGCCGCGCGGAAGCCGAGAAGACCGTGCGCCGGGAGCTGCGCGAACTGTGA